The proteins below are encoded in one region of Bifidobacterium catenulatum DSM 16992 = JCM 1194 = LMG 11043:
- a CDS encoding DEAD/DEAH box helicase produces the protein MCECLNLFSEPTKAWFKHAFNRPTEAQQQAWPAIHSGENVLVVAPTGSGKTLCAFLSALDRLMAGGVRSAGVNVHGETAATESHAERRTVKKGSRKKTKRNVKVLYISPLKALGVDVTKNLELPLRGIAQQCEAMGLPVPDVEVAMRSGDSTPEQRRKIVSHPPDILVTTPESLFLLLTSKASSILAGVETVIVDEVHAVAGSKRGAHLALSLERLDDMIGHPVQRIGLSATVNPVEEVARFLGGSQPVTVVNPGAVPAMDLRAVEPLRNMLDTSATGGSVWPALERSILDEVLRHRTTLVFVNSRGLAEKLTARLNDMYAESKQGSEATDLSEHRDLGSPEGREQFAGHYDSVVGATTMLVESHDDVDVIAMAHHGSVSKDRRKRIEEQLKRGQLRCVVATSSLELGIDMGSVDLVIQVAAPLSIASGLQRVGRADHNVGGVSHALFFPITRQQIIGITASMECMREGVIEPLRMPRNPLDVLAQQTVAAAAMGDLSTNDWYDRVRRSAPFRDLDRSMFDAVIGMMTGAYNSEDFSAFRPPLQYNEEAGLISARPGAQRLAVTSGGTIPDRGMYTVVLPEEGSGPGPRRVGELDEEMVYESRVGDIITLGTSTWQIQEITRDRVVVVPAPGRTARLPFWHGDQDGRDYGFGLAQGRLTRELSQRLHRHEPAKNGDQNTVQTVSEVRFDREATQRLKRDGLDRNAISNLAKLLDEQREATGVIPSDRDFVVERCQDEGGDWRIIIHSPYGRRVHEPWALAITTRIKQRFGFDGQVYAADDGIVLRLPDGYGDLPMHELLLFDVDELQRIVETQVGESVLYMARFRECASRSLFLPRTRPGKRVPLWQQRLKAAQLLNAARTRKNFPLLLETARECLQDVYDLPALHTIMNGLNTGTILLSEVVTETPSPFAENMLFGFVGSVMYQYDVPQAERSTQLLSMDPEVLERLLGSTNMASLLDSEAVTQVEDELAKRTFWNDLAEEDINGRVARYAKTHGPFTSDKMIAELDVDAAQAVHALDELDARGELIKGRFTDLGETSEKSAIQQWLHKDVFRRIRSLSLARARKAVKPVDPSVYQAFLLDRQGVGPVGGERYEGVDGLMRVIEQLEGVFLNASVWESTVFPARVREYQPSMLDELISSSDVVWVGSKASGSNAKEAGDIAFYPAGSLLLNPSEPTLEELKNNETLTMPEAVLAALSGGGAFPIQQLSAAAKTIWQQHAEVQVNPETGQIIFPAWGEQQFEEALWSLVWQGKVTNGSFTPVRTLLHGGKTVRTPRRVARRRVTMRPPTPLSLSGLWSAVACGDGRTVLSNKTLDSVIEPAMSKNRDTGIDDAAHAASVEERKLALIDSLLDRYGVIAAPLVDKERIAGGFSSLYPVLKRMEEHGTLVRGMFVKGFGAAQFAERETIDALRSDTQWHSQSCAALDVTDPANLIGSAIAWPEQDYLKPARRSGSVIVLRQGEPVLFAVPKSHKIVSFVTDETILKPACAEFAYALQRQPSGSISFSEMNGMSLKERNANRQILHAAGFVDSPQGMKLYC, from the coding sequence ATGTGCGAATGTTTGAACTTGTTTTCGGAGCCGACCAAAGCATGGTTCAAACATGCGTTCAACCGGCCCACCGAAGCCCAGCAGCAGGCGTGGCCGGCCATCCATTCCGGCGAGAACGTGCTCGTTGTGGCGCCCACTGGGTCGGGTAAAACCCTCTGTGCGTTCCTTTCGGCTCTTGACCGGCTTATGGCGGGCGGAGTGCGTTCCGCAGGAGTGAACGTTCATGGCGAAACCGCGGCAACCGAGAGCCATGCGGAACGAAGGACTGTGAAGAAAGGTTCCCGCAAGAAAACGAAGCGTAACGTCAAAGTGCTGTATATTTCGCCGTTGAAGGCGCTCGGCGTCGATGTGACGAAGAATCTTGAATTGCCATTGCGGGGAATTGCTCAACAGTGCGAGGCGATGGGACTGCCCGTCCCCGATGTTGAAGTGGCTATGCGCAGCGGTGATTCCACACCTGAACAACGTCGAAAAATCGTCAGCCATCCGCCGGATATTCTCGTCACCACGCCGGAATCATTATTCCTGCTGCTTACTTCCAAGGCGAGCAGCATATTGGCGGGTGTGGAGACGGTGATCGTCGATGAGGTGCATGCGGTCGCGGGTTCGAAGCGAGGCGCGCATCTCGCATTAAGTCTTGAACGCCTTGACGATATGATCGGACATCCAGTGCAGCGCATAGGGTTATCGGCAACTGTTAATCCCGTTGAGGAAGTAGCGCGGTTCCTTGGAGGTTCGCAACCGGTAACGGTGGTGAACCCCGGCGCTGTTCCGGCTATGGACTTGAGAGCCGTGGAACCATTGCGCAATATGCTTGACACTAGCGCTACAGGTGGTTCGGTATGGCCGGCTCTTGAACGGTCCATTCTCGATGAGGTGTTGCGGCACCGAACCACATTGGTGTTCGTCAACTCGCGTGGATTGGCAGAGAAGCTTACTGCACGGCTCAACGACATGTATGCGGAGTCGAAACAGGGCTCGGAGGCGACCGATTTGAGTGAGCACCGTGATTTGGGCTCGCCGGAAGGCCGTGAGCAATTTGCCGGGCATTACGATTCGGTGGTGGGGGCCACCACCATGTTGGTTGAATCGCATGACGATGTTGATGTGATTGCCATGGCACATCACGGGTCCGTGTCAAAAGATCGGCGCAAACGGATCGAAGAGCAGTTGAAACGCGGCCAGTTGCGTTGTGTGGTGGCCACCTCCAGCTTGGAACTCGGCATCGATATGGGCTCTGTGGATCTAGTGATTCAGGTGGCCGCCCCATTGTCGATCGCATCGGGATTGCAGCGAGTGGGCCGTGCCGACCACAATGTCGGGGGAGTCTCTCATGCGTTGTTCTTCCCCATAACCCGACAGCAGATCATTGGCATAACAGCCAGCATGGAATGTATGCGGGAAGGGGTTATAGAACCATTACGAATGCCCCGCAATCCTCTGGATGTGCTCGCACAGCAGACCGTTGCGGCCGCGGCCATGGGAGATCTTTCTACGAATGATTGGTACGACCGCGTGCGTCGTTCCGCGCCTTTCCGAGATCTCGATCGGTCCATGTTCGATGCGGTTATCGGCATGATGACAGGCGCATACAACAGTGAGGACTTTTCCGCATTCCGCCCGCCGCTGCAATATAACGAAGAAGCGGGGCTGATTTCCGCACGTCCAGGAGCGCAACGTTTGGCAGTGACCAGCGGCGGTACCATACCTGACCGTGGCATGTACACGGTGGTGCTTCCGGAGGAAGGCTCCGGTCCGGGCCCTCGACGGGTAGGTGAGCTGGATGAGGAAATGGTATACGAATCCCGTGTGGGAGACATCATCACCTTGGGGACTTCGACTTGGCAGATCCAAGAGATCACACGGGACAGGGTAGTGGTGGTTCCCGCACCAGGCCGTACTGCACGCCTGCCATTCTGGCATGGGGACCAGGACGGGCGCGATTATGGTTTCGGATTGGCACAAGGACGTTTGACACGCGAACTCAGCCAAAGATTGCACAGACATGAACCAGCAAAGAATGGTGATCAGAATACGGTCCAAACTGTATCGGAAGTGCGATTCGACCGTGAGGCCACACAACGTTTGAAGCGGGATGGTCTTGATCGCAATGCCATAAGCAATCTTGCCAAACTGCTTGACGAACAACGTGAGGCGACCGGTGTGATTCCTTCGGATCGTGATTTCGTGGTGGAACGTTGTCAGGATGAAGGTGGGGATTGGCGCATTATCATCCACTCGCCATACGGTAGGCGCGTGCATGAGCCTTGGGCGTTGGCTATTACCACTCGAATCAAACAGCGGTTTGGTTTCGATGGTCAAGTGTATGCGGCCGACGATGGCATTGTTCTACGATTGCCGGACGGTTATGGCGATTTGCCGATGCATGAGCTGCTGCTGTTCGACGTGGATGAATTGCAACGTATCGTTGAGACACAGGTCGGTGAAAGCGTGCTCTACATGGCCCGATTCCGCGAATGCGCGTCCAGATCACTTTTTCTGCCGCGCACTCGTCCAGGTAAGCGTGTGCCGCTATGGCAGCAGAGGTTGAAGGCCGCACAACTATTGAATGCGGCCCGTACCCGTAAGAATTTTCCCCTACTGCTGGAAACCGCGCGCGAATGCCTGCAGGATGTGTATGATCTTCCCGCATTGCACACGATTATGAACGGGTTGAATACTGGGACGATACTGTTGTCGGAAGTGGTTACCGAAACGCCGTCTCCGTTCGCGGAGAATATGCTGTTTGGTTTCGTTGGCTCGGTGATGTACCAGTATGACGTGCCGCAGGCCGAACGAAGCACACAATTGCTGTCCATGGATCCGGAAGTGCTGGAACGGCTCTTAGGGAGTACGAACATGGCATCATTGTTGGATTCCGAAGCCGTTACACAGGTGGAAGACGAGCTTGCCAAACGAACATTCTGGAATGATCTTGCCGAAGAAGACATCAACGGGCGCGTAGCGAGATACGCCAAGACGCATGGCCCATTCACCTCCGACAAGATGATTGCCGAACTTGATGTTGACGCGGCACAAGCGGTGCATGCGCTTGATGAGCTGGATGCTCGAGGTGAACTCATCAAAGGAAGGTTCACTGATTTAGGTGAGACTTCCGAAAAGAGTGCTATTCAGCAATGGCTCCACAAAGATGTTTTCCGGCGTATTCGATCGTTGTCTCTTGCCAGGGCCCGAAAAGCCGTCAAACCGGTCGATCCGAGCGTCTATCAGGCTTTTCTGCTTGATCGTCAAGGAGTCGGTCCTGTTGGAGGTGAACGCTACGAAGGCGTCGATGGTCTGATGCGTGTCATCGAACAGTTGGAAGGCGTGTTCCTGAACGCTTCGGTATGGGAATCCACGGTATTCCCGGCACGTGTGCGTGAGTATCAGCCCAGCATGCTCGACGAGCTCATTTCGTCATCGGATGTGGTGTGGGTCGGCTCGAAAGCGAGTGGATCCAACGCCAAAGAAGCTGGTGATATCGCCTTCTATCCAGCGGGTTCTTTGCTGCTCAACCCATCTGAACCGACATTAGAAGAACTAAAAAATAATGAAACATTGACTATGCCGGAAGCCGTGCTAGCAGCATTGAGCGGTGGTGGAGCGTTCCCCATTCAACAGCTTTCAGCCGCAGCCAAAACCATCTGGCAGCAGCATGCCGAAGTGCAGGTGAACCCTGAAACAGGCCAAATCATATTCCCCGCATGGGGCGAGCAACAGTTCGAGGAAGCCCTATGGTCACTGGTATGGCAAGGAAAAGTGACGAACGGCTCGTTCACGCCAGTGCGAACGCTCCTACACGGAGGCAAAACTGTTCGCACACCTCGTCGTGTCGCACGTAGGCGCGTCACCATGCGTCCTCCAACACCATTGAGCTTGAGTGGATTATGGTCCGCTGTAGCTTGTGGTGATGGGCGAACCGTTCTATCAAATAAAACGCTAGACAGTGTCATCGAGCCTGCCATGTCTAAAAACAGAGATACCGGCATTGATGATGCGGCGCATGCAGCAAGTGTGGAGGAGCGTAAGTTGGCGCTCATCGACTCGCTGCTGGATCGATATGGGGTGATTGCCGCTCCTTTGGTTGATAAGGAACGGATTGCCGGAGGATTTTCATCACTCTATCCAGTACTCAAACGAATGGAAGAACATGGCACACTGGTCCGAGGCATGTTCGTGAAAGGTTTCGGCGCGGCACAATTCGCGGAGCGAGAAACCATCGACGCACTTCGTAGCGATACGCAATGGCATAGTCAGTCCTGCGCGGCACTCGATGTGACTGATCCCGCCAATCTTATTGGCTCCGCAATCGCCTGGCCAGAACAGGATTACCTCAAACCGGCACGTAGATCTGGCTCCGTCATCGTACTCAGACAAGGCGAACCCGTGTTGTTTGCCGTGCCAAAGAGTCATAAAATCGTCAGCTTCGTAACTGACGAGACAATATTGAAACCAGCTTGCGCCGAATTTGCCTACGCATTGCAACGACAGCCCAGTGGCAGCATCAGTTTCAGCGAAATGAACGGTATGTCGTTAAAGGAACGGAATGCGAATCGGCAGATCCTTCATGCGGCCGGCTTCGTCGACAGCCCGCAAGGCATGAAGCTCTACTGCTAG
- a CDS encoding helix-turn-helix domain-containing protein yields the protein MLAKRKMSVSELAEAIGITPVNVSVLKNGRAKAIWFSTLDAICVTLHCQSGEVLEWVDGEDE from the coding sequence ATGCTCGCCAAAAGAAAAATGAGCGTCAGTGAACTGGCGGAGGCTATAGGCATAACGCCGGTCAATGTTTCGGTGTTGAAGAACGGACGGGCCAAGGCGATATGGTTTTCCACGCTTGATGCCATATGCGTGACATTGCATTGTCAATCGGGAGAAGTGCTCGAATGGGTTGACGGCGAAGACGAGTGA
- a CDS encoding MFS transporter has product MVNLLLAVIYVAFISLGLPDAVLGAAWPTMSVDLGAPISWAGGISMTISAGTIVSALLSDRMTLHFGAGKVTAVSVALTALALFGFSVAPNYWVLILLAIPYGLGAGGVDAALNNYVAIHYESRHMSWLHAMWGIGALTGPYVMGFALGAGQGWPWGYRYISILQVALTAILIFSLPLWKKRSEAKTGEVSGESDGTANDETRKPLGVRGVLAIRGAKEILVMFFCYCALESTAMLWGSSYMVLGKGIDKTTAAMWASLFCIGITVGRLASGFLTMKFNDPTMIRLGQALVLTGIVSMLLPLPHNIGTIVGLMIIGLGCAPIYPCVIHSTPAYFGEDKSQAIVGMQMACAYVGSMCMPPVFGLIAQHISVLWFPLYMLVFLVLMVIMHESLRKKCGGQTIGW; this is encoded by the coding sequence GTGGTCAATCTTTTGCTTGCCGTAATCTATGTGGCGTTCATCAGTCTTGGTTTGCCGGATGCTGTGTTGGGTGCCGCATGGCCGACGATGAGTGTCGATTTGGGTGCACCCATCTCTTGGGCTGGCGGCATTTCCATGACGATTTCTGCTGGAACCATTGTCTCTGCGCTGCTTTCCGACCGTATGACCTTGCATTTTGGAGCGGGCAAAGTCACCGCGGTTTCCGTGGCATTGACGGCGTTGGCGTTGTTTGGCTTTTCGGTGGCTCCGAACTATTGGGTGCTGATTCTGCTTGCCATCCCGTACGGTTTGGGAGCGGGCGGAGTTGACGCGGCCCTCAACAATTATGTGGCCATTCACTACGAGAGCCGTCATATGAGCTGGCTGCACGCCATGTGGGGCATCGGCGCATTGACTGGCCCATACGTCATGGGATTTGCCTTGGGTGCGGGTCAAGGCTGGCCGTGGGGCTACCGTTACATCTCCATACTGCAGGTTGCGCTCACCGCCATTCTTATTTTCAGCCTGCCACTGTGGAAGAAGCGCTCCGAGGCAAAGACGGGCGAAGTTTCCGGCGAATCCGACGGAACGGCCAATGATGAAACTCGCAAACCGCTTGGTGTACGAGGCGTGCTTGCCATTCGCGGTGCCAAAGAAATCCTGGTGATGTTCTTCTGCTACTGTGCGTTGGAATCCACGGCCATGCTGTGGGGTAGTAGCTACATGGTGCTAGGCAAAGGTATTGACAAGACCACAGCCGCCATGTGGGCCAGTCTGTTCTGCATCGGCATCACCGTAGGCCGCTTGGCGAGTGGATTTCTGACCATGAAGTTCAACGATCCGACTATGATTCGCCTAGGCCAGGCGCTCGTGCTGACTGGTATCGTTAGCATGTTGTTGCCGTTGCCGCACAATATCGGCACTATTGTGGGGCTGATGATCATCGGTCTCGGCTGCGCTCCGATTTATCCGTGCGTCATTCATTCCACGCCGGCATATTTCGGCGAAGACAAATCGCAGGCGATCGTCGGCATGCAGATGGCATGCGCATACGTCGGCTCGATGTGCATGCCGCCGGTATTCGGCTTGATCGCACAGCATATCAGTGTACTGTGGTTCCCTCTGTACATGTTGGTTTTCCTGGTGCTTATGGTGATCATGCACGAGAGCCTGCGTAAAAAGTGCGGTGGTCAGACCATCGGCTGGTAG
- a CDS encoding DNA gyrase/topoisomerase IV subunit B has product MREMAKDKDNYGAGSLTVLEGLDAVRKRPGMYIGTTDSQGLMHCLWEIIDNSVDEALAGVCNHIIVTLHSDGSVEVADNGRGIPVDIEPKTKLTGVEVVLTKLHAGAKFGNSSYGASGGLHGVGSSVVNALSSRLDVEVDRDGKTHHMSFHQGHPGVYTDVDSEHPSPDAPFKRTRKNRPTELEIIGKVSPKTTGTRIRYWADPEIFNDTAEFSYEQLIDRVRQTSFLVPGLKITVIDENIPETGDESIDEMLEVDDITNTADDKSQDFEGTQEVAQSQEPVADNDAQTQKSDESGDAGNAVAGQTVETDAVAQPQESKYTHARIEEFCHTGGVRDFVDYLSKGEAVSDIWRVTGEDTYVEETQAVGDGGELHAQKVTRKCAVDIAMRWTNGYDTTMRSFVNVVETPGGGTHVDGYLLGMTKQIRKAIEDNARKLKVNLKDSNMKVERDDILSGLVAVITVRIAEPQFQGQTKDVLGTAQVKPIVSKMTDKQFGEMITGSKRGYKEQSGRVLEKIVGEMHARIQARKTKEVTRRKNALESASMPPKLSDCQPGNDDVAELFIVEGDSALGTAKAARNSGFQALLPIRGKILNVQKASLSQMLSNKECAAIIQVVGAGSGASFDIEQARYNKVIMMTDADVDGAHIRILLLTLFYRYMRPLIEHGHVYAAVPPLHRIALTGARKGEYIYTYSDDELAGKLAELDKKRIGYNEDIQRYKGLGEMDADQLADTTMDPRTRMLRRIRMEDAEQASRIFSLLMGDDVPPRKAFIVENADDFDRSKIDT; this is encoded by the coding sequence ATGAGGGAAATGGCGAAGGACAAGGACAACTACGGCGCAGGCAGTCTTACTGTGCTCGAAGGTCTTGACGCGGTGCGCAAGCGTCCAGGCATGTATATCGGCACCACCGATAGCCAAGGTTTGATGCACTGTTTATGGGAGATCATCGATAATTCCGTCGATGAGGCCCTTGCTGGTGTCTGCAACCATATCATCGTGACGCTGCATTCTGACGGTTCCGTGGAAGTCGCCGACAACGGACGAGGTATTCCTGTCGACATTGAGCCGAAGACCAAGCTTACCGGCGTGGAAGTGGTGTTGACCAAGCTGCACGCCGGCGCGAAGTTCGGCAACTCTTCGTACGGCGCCTCTGGCGGCCTGCATGGTGTAGGCTCGTCCGTGGTGAACGCGTTGAGCTCTAGGCTTGATGTGGAAGTGGATCGTGATGGCAAAACCCATCACATGTCATTCCATCAGGGTCATCCGGGGGTATATACCGACGTCGATTCGGAGCATCCGTCGCCGGACGCGCCGTTTAAGCGCACGCGCAAGAACCGTCCGACCGAACTCGAGATCATTGGCAAGGTCAGTCCGAAGACCACCGGTACCCGCATCCGTTACTGGGCTGATCCGGAGATTTTCAACGATACCGCAGAATTCAGCTACGAGCAGCTGATCGACCGTGTCAGGCAAACCAGTTTCCTGGTGCCGGGATTGAAAATCACCGTCATCGACGAGAATATTCCGGAAACCGGCGATGAATCCATCGATGAAATGCTGGAAGTCGACGATATTACGAATACTGCGGACGACAAATCTCAGGATTTTGAAGGAACGCAGGAAGTTGCGCAATCTCAGGAACCGGTAGCGGATAACGATGCGCAAACGCAGAAAAGCGACGAAAGCGGCGATGCTGGAAATGCCGTCGCAGGTCAGACGGTGGAAACCGATGCCGTGGCACAACCTCAGGAATCGAAATACACGCATGCCCGTATCGAGGAATTCTGCCATACCGGTGGTGTGAGGGATTTCGTGGACTACCTGTCCAAGGGTGAAGCCGTTTCCGACATTTGGCGCGTTACTGGCGAAGACACGTACGTTGAAGAAACCCAGGCCGTTGGCGACGGCGGCGAGTTGCATGCGCAGAAGGTTACAAGAAAGTGCGCCGTTGACATCGCCATGCGGTGGACCAACGGTTACGACACCACCATGCGCAGTTTCGTCAATGTGGTGGAGACCCCCGGCGGCGGCACGCATGTGGACGGCTACTTGTTGGGAATGACCAAGCAGATTCGTAAGGCCATTGAAGACAATGCGCGCAAGCTCAAGGTGAATCTCAAAGATTCCAACATGAAGGTCGAACGTGATGATATTCTGTCCGGTCTTGTGGCCGTTATCACCGTGCGTATCGCCGAACCGCAGTTCCAAGGCCAGACCAAGGATGTGCTTGGCACCGCGCAGGTCAAGCCGATCGTCAGCAAAATGACCGACAAGCAGTTCGGCGAGATGATCACCGGATCCAAGCGCGGCTATAAGGAACAGTCCGGTCGCGTGCTTGAGAAGATTGTCGGCGAAATGCATGCCCGCATTCAGGCACGTAAGACCAAAGAGGTGACCCGTCGCAAGAATGCGCTCGAATCGGCGTCCATGCCTCCGAAGCTGTCTGACTGCCAGCCGGGTAATGACGATGTAGCTGAACTGTTCATCGTGGAGGGTGATTCCGCACTCGGTACCGCTAAGGCCGCACGTAACTCCGGCTTCCAAGCGTTGTTGCCGATTCGCGGCAAAATCCTTAACGTGCAGAAGGCATCGCTGTCGCAGATGTTGTCGAACAAGGAATGCGCGGCGATTATTCAGGTGGTCGGTGCTGGCTCCGGTGCAAGCTTCGACATTGAGCAGGCAAGATATAACAAAGTCATTATGATGACCGATGCAGATGTTGACGGTGCGCATATCCGCATTCTGCTGCTCACCTTGTTCTACCGTTACATGCGGCCGCTTATCGAGCATGGCCATGTGTATGCGGCTGTGCCTCCGTTGCACCGCATCGCCTTGACCGGAGCTCGCAAGGGGGAGTACATCTACACGTATTCCGACGATGAGCTTGCCGGAAAATTGGCGGAGCTTGACAAGAAGCGCATCGGCTATAACGAAGACATCCAGCGTTACAAGGGTCTTGGTGAGATGGACGCCGATCAGTTGGCTGACACCACCATGGATCCACGTACGCGCATGTTGCGCCGTATTCGTATGGAAGATGCCGAACAGGCCAGTCGGATCTTCAGCTTGCTGATGGGTGACGATGTGCCTCCTCGAAAGGCATTCATTGTTGAGAATGCCGATGACTTCGACCGTTCCAAGATCGATACCTGA
- a CDS encoding RNA polymerase sigma factor, with protein MATKETTASMEQADLTEKTTSTKKAATRKASTKKSAAKKTPATKTPRKTTAKKSAPAKKEEEQIEDDVLDDEDAQVDDPDLDDFDDDLDDVDSDDDDDLDDDEESEPEDDDDEEERKKPEEPKEKGAFVVRDDDDDENLTPSGNPKRRVIAAGATADPVKDYLKQIGRVSLLNAEQEVDLSERIEAGLYAQHLLDTESDQMDFKRKRELKWAANDGRRAKDHLLEANLRLVVSLAKRYTGRGMLFLDLIQEGNLGLIRAVEKFDWKKGFKFSTYATWWIRQAITRAMADQARTIRVPVHMVEVINKLSRVQRQMLQDLGREPTPDELARELDMPVEKVQEVQKYGREPISLHTPLGEDGDSEFGDLIEDTDAIAPSDAVAFSLLQEQFRQVLETLSPREAGVIKMRYGLEDGQPKTLDDIGRVYGVTRERIRQIESKTMSKLRHPSRSQTLRDFLDQ; from the coding sequence TTGGCCACCAAGGAAACGACGGCAAGCATGGAACAGGCTGATCTGACCGAAAAGACCACCTCCACGAAGAAAGCCGCCACGCGTAAAGCCTCCACCAAGAAAAGCGCAGCGAAGAAAACCCCTGCCACGAAGACCCCTCGCAAGACCACCGCCAAGAAGAGCGCCCCCGCCAAGAAGGAAGAGGAGCAGATTGAGGATGACGTCCTTGACGATGAGGACGCTCAGGTGGATGACCCCGATCTCGATGATTTCGATGACGATCTCGATGACGTCGATTCGGATGATGATGACGATCTCGATGATGACGAGGAATCCGAGCCGGAGGATGATGACGACGAGGAAGAACGCAAGAAGCCGGAAGAGCCCAAGGAAAAGGGCGCTTTCGTGGTTCGAGACGATGACGATGATGAGAATCTGACTCCGTCCGGCAACCCGAAGCGTCGTGTGATCGCAGCAGGAGCGACCGCCGATCCTGTCAAGGATTACCTGAAGCAGATCGGTCGAGTGAGCCTGCTGAACGCGGAGCAGGAAGTCGACCTGTCCGAGCGTATTGAGGCTGGTCTGTATGCCCAGCACCTGCTGGACACCGAATCCGACCAGATGGACTTCAAGCGCAAGCGCGAGCTTAAGTGGGCCGCAAACGATGGCAGGCGTGCCAAGGACCACCTGTTGGAGGCTAACCTGCGACTCGTGGTGTCGCTGGCTAAGCGCTACACCGGACGCGGCATGCTGTTCTTGGATTTGATTCAGGAAGGCAACCTTGGTTTGATTCGCGCTGTTGAGAAGTTCGATTGGAAGAAGGGCTTCAAGTTCTCCACCTACGCCACGTGGTGGATTCGCCAGGCCATTACCCGAGCCATGGCCGATCAGGCGCGTACCATTCGTGTGCCTGTGCACATGGTCGAAGTGATCAACAAGCTATCCCGTGTGCAGCGCCAGATGCTTCAGGATCTTGGCCGCGAACCTACGCCGGATGAGCTTGCGCGCGAGCTTGACATGCCAGTCGAGAAGGTGCAGGAAGTGCAGAAGTACGGTCGTGAGCCTATCTCCCTGCATACCCCGCTGGGCGAAGACGGCGATTCCGAGTTCGGTGATCTGATCGAAGACACCGACGCCATCGCACCGTCCGATGCGGTTGCTTTCTCGCTGTTGCAGGAACAGTTCAGGCAGGTGCTTGAGACGCTGTCTCCGCGCGAGGCCGGTGTGATCAAAATGCGCTATGGCTTGGAAGATGGTCAGCCGAAAACGCTCGACGACATTGGCCGCGTGTATGGCGTAACCCGTGAACGTATTCGCCAGATTGAGTCGAAGACCATGTCGAAGCTGCGTCACCCGTCTCGTTCGCAGACGTTGCGTGACTTCCTTGATCAGTGA
- a CDS encoding DUF4192 family protein encodes MTVDRTVRITGTEMKETINQFEQDRRSNGTRKAVRSLISEAFLIWMDALEQASAENDESCRVSVTRTECSLDRDTVIRITVGMDEMLSIRDAFLISAIVDEQRASREFLMDFAERPKQPSNAQRLEQLLSDAFRDPSARPDMKRCDQAINMLFDIIDMIPKPYRAQPFAVISYIMWWMGQEGAIAAAISALAIDDRCSLAAIVCSAVERHIGPAWTSET; translated from the coding sequence ATGACAGTCGACAGGACCGTACGCATCACCGGAACGGAAATGAAAGAAACCATCAACCAATTCGAACAAGATCGCCGATCGAATGGCACGCGCAAAGCGGTGCGCTCCCTCATATCAGAGGCGTTTCTCATATGGATGGACGCTCTCGAACAGGCGTCGGCGGAAAATGACGAGTCATGCCGAGTAAGCGTGACACGTACCGAATGCAGCCTCGATAGGGACACGGTCATACGAATTACAGTGGGCATGGACGAAATGCTGTCCATACGCGATGCGTTCCTCATCTCCGCCATAGTCGATGAGCAACGCGCCAGTCGGGAGTTCCTTATGGATTTCGCCGAACGACCCAAGCAGCCAAGCAATGCGCAACGTTTGGAACAGCTGCTCAGCGATGCATTCCGCGACCCATCAGCCAGGCCCGATATGAAACGTTGCGACCAAGCGATCAACATGCTGTTTGACATCATCGATATGATTCCCAAACCATATCGGGCGCAGCCGTTCGCCGTAATCAGCTACATCATGTGGTGGATGGGTCAGGAAGGCGCCATAGCGGCAGCCATCAGCGCGCTCGCGATAGATGATCGGTGTTCGCTAGCGGCGATCGTATGTTCGGCGGTCGAACGGCATATCGGGCCTGCCTGGACATCGGAAACCTAA